In Cervus elaphus chromosome 31, mCerEla1.1, whole genome shotgun sequence, one DNA window encodes the following:
- the LOC122687582 gene encoding keratin-associated protein 11-1, producing the protein MSYNCSTRNCSSRRIGGEYTVPVATVSTPDADCLSGIYLPSSFQTGSWLLDHCQETCCEPTVCQSTCYQPTPCVSSPVQVTSRQTTCVSSPYSTTCSRPLTFVSSGCQPLSGISTVCKPVRSISTVCQPVGGVSTICQPTCGVSRTYQQSCVSSCRRIC; encoded by the coding sequence ATGTCCTACAACTGCTCCACAAGGAACTGCTCTTCTAGGCGGATTGGAGGAGAATACACTGTCCCAGTGGCCACAGTTTCTACCCCGGATGCCGACTGCCTGAGTGGCATCTATTTGCCCAGCTCCTTCCAAACAGGTTCCTGGCTCCTGGACCACTGTCAGGAGACCTGCTGTGAGCCCACTGTTTGCCAGTCAACTTGCTACCAGCCAACTCCTTGTGTTTCCAGCCCTGTCCAGGTGACCTCTCGGCAAACCACCTGTGTCTCCAGTCCCTATTCGACTACCTGCAGCCGGCCACTCACCTTTGTGTCCAGTGGCTGTCAGCCTCTGAGTGGCATCTCCACTGTGTGCAAGCCGGTGAGAAGCATCTCCACTGTCTGCCAACCGGTGGGAGGAGTCTCCACCATCTGCCAACCTACCTGCGGGGTCTCCAGGACGTACCAGCAGTCCTGCGTGTCCAGCTGCCGAAGAATTTGCTAA